Proteins encoded together in one Ciconia boyciana chromosome 25, ASM3463844v1, whole genome shotgun sequence window:
- the VAMP8 gene encoding vesicle-associated membrane protein 8 has translation MAGSSAGSGVGSGAGSGAGSGAGSGAGRGAGSGAGSGAGSVAGSGAGSGRVRALQEEVEGVKSIMSRNVERILARGENLEQLHSKSQDLEATSEHFKTTSQKMARRYWWKNVKLLVILGLVGAIVLVLIILLATGTIPT, from the exons ATGGCGGGCAGCAGCGCGGGCAGCGGTGTGGGCAGTGGCGCAGGCAGCGGCGCAGGCAGCGGTGCAGGCAGCGGCGCAGGCCGCGGTGCAGGCAGCGGTGCAGGCAGCGGCGCAGGCAGCGTGGCGGGCAGCGGTGCGGGCAGCGGGCGCGTGCGGGCGCtacaggaggaggtggaaggcGTCAAATCCATCATGAGCCGGAACGTGGAGCGGATCCTGGCGCGGGGCGAGAACCTCGAGCAGCTCCACAGCAAGAGCCAGGACCTGGAGGCCACC TCGGAGCACTTCAAGACGACGTCACAGAAGATGGCCCGCCGGTACTGGTGGAAGAACGTGAAGCTGCTCGTCATCCTCGGCCTCGTGGGTGCCATCGTCCTCGTCCTCATCATCCTCCTGGCCACCGGCACCATCCCCACCTAG
- the VAMP5 gene encoding vesicle-associated membrane protein 5 → MAGLARCQREAEEVAELMKQNLTRALERDGRLSDLDTRAQELRAMGEAFTRNTRAVARQQRRGHRRWRLAAIGLAALLLLLLALGLALWLSRPPPATVTGPRGTPPGGEPAPGPSGSLPGFGETLQ, encoded by the exons ATG GCGGGGCTGGCGCGGTGCCAGCGCGAGGCAGAGGAGGTGGCGGAGCTGATGAAGCAGAACCTCACCCGGGCGCTGGAGCGGGACGGGCGCCTCAGCGACCTCGACACCCGGGCCCAGGAGCTGCGCGCCATG GGCGAAGCCTTCACCCGCAACACCCGGGCGGTGGCGCGGCAGCAGCGCAGGGGACACCGACGCTGGCGCCTGGCGGCCATCGGCCTcgccgccctcctcctcctcctcctcgccctcgGCCTGGCCCTGTGGCTGTCGCGGCCACCCCCTGCCACCGTCACCGGCCCCCGTGGGACCCCCCCCGGCGGGGAGCCAGCGCCCGGCCCCTCGGGGAGCCTGCCAGGGTTTGGGgagaccctacaataa
- the C25H2orf68 gene encoding UPF0561 protein C2orf68 homolog, whose translation MEAAASWRCRPGGRLDMSHGFVRHIRRNQIARDASEGAVRQARGRARGRLTPTPPRPRRPDQQVYRPRRPGGPGGDASPGPPPSDARGPRLFCLEYEGDDGRVTAVIVHQGDSAEEVTRRVCARSPLEPALRRALCQRVQDELSKRRGTG comes from the exons ATGGAGGCGGCCGCGAGCTGGCGCTgccggccgggcgggcggctcGATATGAGCCACGGCTTCGTGCGGCACATCCGCCGTAACCAGATCGCCAG GGACGCCTCCGAGGGGGCGGTGCGGCaggcgcgggggcgggcgcggggccggctTACCCCgacccccccccggccccgccgccccgacCAGCAGGTGTACCGGCCCCGGCGGCCCG ggggtcccgggggcgaCGCCAGCCCGGGGCCCCCCCCCAGCGACGCCCGCGGGCCCCGGCTCTTCTGCCTGGAGTACGAGGGGGACGACGGGCGCGTCACCGCCGTCATCGTGCACCAg GGGGACAGCGCGGAGGAGGTGACGCGGCGGGTGTGCGCCCGGAGCCCGCTGGAGCCCGCCCTGCGCCGGGCCCTCTGCCAGCGCGTGCAGGACGAGCTCAGCAAGCGCCGAGGGACGGGGTGA